From a region of the Paraburkholderia caribensis genome:
- a CDS encoding DUF3280 domain-containing protein, translating to MTVCRSNAGPCGLRRARALSGRFAAAAALCTVSVTVAAAPPAIALLDCVVIDDNAAYNDASVTQSQQARAAMASAGLRTRVDQRSLYKVADNRPAAALIDSYAKTQDLSACNGCELEIGRKLGVQRVGVCWVQKISNLILNINLRIEDTASGQVVFQRSVDIRGNTDQSWRRGVDALVGLLASEPEAAH from the coding sequence GTGACTGTTTGCCGTTCCAACGCCGGCCCGTGCGGACTGCGGCGCGCTCGCGCGCTGTCCGGCCGGTTCGCCGCTGCCGCCGCACTGTGTACCGTTTCGGTGACAGTCGCGGCTGCGCCGCCCGCCATCGCGCTGCTTGACTGCGTCGTGATCGACGACAACGCGGCGTACAACGATGCTTCCGTCACCCAGTCGCAACAGGCCCGCGCCGCCATGGCGAGCGCCGGGTTGCGCACGCGCGTCGACCAGCGCAGCCTGTACAAGGTCGCGGACAATCGTCCGGCGGCGGCGCTGATCGACAGCTACGCGAAGACCCAGGACCTGAGCGCCTGTAACGGTTGCGAGCTGGAAATCGGCCGAAAGCTCGGCGTGCAACGCGTCGGCGTGTGCTGGGTGCAGAAAATCAGTAACCTGATCCTCAACATCAATCTGCGCATCGAAGACACGGCGAGCGGACAGGTCGTATTTCAGCGTTCCGTCGATATCCGTGGCAACACGGACCAGTCGTGGCGGCGCGGCGTCGACGCGCTAGTCGGCCTGCTCGCGTCGGAACCGGAAGCCGCGCATTGA
- a CDS encoding cytochrome D1 domain-containing protein, with translation MHCTTRHTRVAVSVALAVLLGASIGQASAAAVAYVTSETNGVGVIDLDQMTLKKTIGLGKDGPRGLSLTADGSKLLVANKTGDLSVIDTSTDKVVARVKIGKNPEFVRVHRGFAYVTYEPGESGPPPQALAGNQGAQGGEGAGKPEGKPEGKPEAGGGKGGHDDDDDANSPPAEVAIVDLKTMKVVRSVKSGHETEGVEFSPDGRELLVTNEGDDTVSVYRTGTGKLVRTVKMDKGSRPRGIKASPDGKQYVVTLENTNKFVVLDGATLKTLKTVDTKMGPYGVAFDPEGKHLLVAAARDKTLQVFDAKTYEHVADAPVGQRCWHFSFTPDGSKVLMACGRSNAVFVLDAKTYQTVGQIGDLPLAWGIVTSPPSQGSIESR, from the coding sequence ATGCATTGCACGACCAGACACACACGCGTGGCCGTATCCGTTGCGCTCGCCGTGCTGCTTGGCGCGAGTATCGGCCAGGCGTCGGCAGCGGCCGTCGCGTACGTGACCAGCGAGACGAATGGCGTCGGCGTGATCGACCTCGATCAGATGACGTTGAAGAAGACCATCGGGCTCGGCAAGGATGGCCCGCGCGGGCTCAGTCTGACGGCGGACGGCAGCAAGCTGCTGGTGGCGAACAAGACGGGCGATCTGTCGGTGATCGATACGTCGACGGACAAGGTGGTCGCGCGCGTGAAGATCGGCAAGAACCCGGAGTTCGTGCGCGTGCATCGCGGGTTTGCTTATGTGACGTATGAGCCCGGCGAGAGCGGGCCGCCGCCGCAGGCGCTGGCGGGGAATCAGGGCGCTCAGGGCGGTGAGGGCGCAGGTAAGCCCGAGGGCAAGCCCGAAGGCAAGCCGGAAGCGGGAGGCGGCAAAGGCGGCCACGACGACGATGACGACGCGAACAGCCCGCCCGCCGAAGTGGCTATCGTCGATCTGAAGACGATGAAGGTGGTGCGCTCCGTGAAGAGCGGACACGAGACAGAGGGCGTCGAGTTTTCGCCGGATGGGCGCGAGCTGCTCGTCACCAATGAAGGCGACGACACGGTGTCGGTGTATCGAACGGGCACGGGCAAGCTCGTGCGTACGGTGAAAATGGACAAGGGCTCGCGGCCGCGCGGCATCAAGGCGTCGCCAGATGGCAAGCAGTACGTGGTGACGCTGGAGAACACCAACAAGTTTGTCGTGCTCGACGGGGCGACGTTGAAGACTCTGAAGACGGTCGATACGAAGATGGGTCCGTACGGCGTCGCGTTCGATCCCGAGGGCAAGCATCTGCTCGTCGCCGCCGCGCGCGACAAGACCTTGCAGGTGTTCGATGCGAAAACCTACGAGCACGTCGCCGACGCGCCTGTCGGGCAGCGTTGCTGGCATTTCAGCTTCACGCCGGATGGGTCGAAGGTGCTGATGGCGTGCGGGCGCTCGAATGCCGTGTTCGTGCTCGATGCGAAGACTTATCAGACGGTCGGGCAGATTGGCGATTTGCCGCTGGCGTGGGGGATTGTGACGTCGCCGCCGAGTCAGGGGTCGATTGAGTCGCGGTGA
- a CDS encoding ShlB/FhaC/HecB family hemolysin secretion/activation protein → MKIRKRLAALPLTALITLASNAQQTPTPAEAAAAARANAEQNQQLQQQRDAQQREQTVNAPAVRSTVPNAGVYPELLHESPCFRIDTFALDVPATLPDVARKHGASNLPLDPFWFAREWLDHYKGQCIGKAGLDTLTKGLQQTILSGGYVTTRVLLPEQDLSTGALKFALVPGVVRHLRFADPDMRGTWKSAFPARDGDLLNLRDLEQGLEQMKRVASLDVDMKIEPTDTPGESDIVLNVKHSKPWTFVVSADNSGTDATGKWQGNVSLGIDNPLGLNDVFMVGANQDLSFGNKTLGSHGFNGSYSVPWGYWTATLSGNTNTYYQNVAGVNQTFVSSGNSQTATFRLARVLSRSQSDVLGAYVQLSKRFGESFIEGATIPIQDRNNTFIEAGTTDRHFFGTAQFDGTLAYRQGIHGLGATGDPNPNLYDPTAQSKAHPTYLYKMTVLDANLSIPFALASHNFRYVTTFHGQYTNDLLFYIDDLTIGSRYTVRGFDGETMLAAEKGFYWRNELQWPIFQTGQTLYAGIDYGRVFGTNTAILAGTQLAGAVIGIRGGIPAKYAGFSYDLFAGTPIYKPAGFPTACVTVGFQMTAQF, encoded by the coding sequence ATGAAAATCCGAAAGAGGCTGGCGGCTCTGCCGCTCACAGCCCTGATCACACTCGCGTCCAACGCGCAGCAAACGCCGACGCCCGCAGAGGCGGCAGCCGCCGCGCGCGCAAACGCGGAACAGAACCAGCAGCTACAACAACAACGCGACGCACAGCAGCGCGAGCAGACCGTCAACGCGCCCGCCGTGCGCTCGACCGTGCCGAACGCCGGGGTCTATCCCGAACTCCTGCATGAATCGCCGTGCTTTCGCATCGACACATTCGCGCTCGACGTACCCGCCACGCTGCCCGATGTCGCGCGCAAGCATGGCGCGTCTAATCTCCCGCTCGATCCTTTCTGGTTCGCGCGTGAATGGCTCGACCACTACAAGGGCCAATGTATCGGCAAGGCCGGACTCGACACACTGACGAAGGGGTTGCAACAGACGATTCTCTCAGGCGGCTACGTGACGACGCGCGTGCTGCTGCCTGAACAGGATTTGTCAACGGGCGCTCTGAAATTTGCCCTCGTGCCGGGTGTCGTGCGTCATCTGCGCTTTGCCGATCCTGACATGCGCGGTACGTGGAAGTCTGCATTCCCGGCCCGCGACGGCGACCTGCTGAACCTGCGCGACCTTGAGCAGGGACTGGAGCAGATGAAGCGCGTCGCGTCGCTGGACGTGGACATGAAGATCGAACCGACCGACACGCCGGGCGAAAGCGACATAGTTCTGAACGTCAAGCACTCAAAGCCCTGGACGTTTGTCGTGTCGGCCGACAACTCCGGCACGGACGCGACGGGCAAATGGCAAGGCAACGTAAGTCTCGGCATCGACAACCCACTTGGCCTGAACGACGTGTTCATGGTCGGCGCGAACCAGGACCTGTCGTTCGGCAACAAAACACTCGGCTCGCATGGCTTCAACGGCTCGTATTCCGTGCCTTGGGGCTACTGGACGGCAACGCTGTCGGGCAACACGAACACGTACTACCAGAACGTCGCGGGCGTGAACCAGACATTCGTGTCGAGCGGCAACTCGCAGACGGCCACATTCAGGCTTGCGCGCGTGCTCTCGCGCAGCCAGAGCGACGTGCTTGGTGCCTACGTCCAGCTATCGAAGCGCTTCGGCGAGAGCTTCATCGAAGGCGCGACCATCCCGATACAGGACCGCAACAACACCTTCATCGAAGCAGGCACAACGGATCGTCATTTCTTCGGAACGGCGCAGTTCGACGGCACGCTTGCCTATCGCCAGGGCATTCACGGCTTGGGCGCAACGGGCGACCCGAACCCGAACCTGTATGACCCGACCGCGCAGAGCAAAGCACACCCGACGTATCTGTACAAAATGACCGTGCTCGACGCCAACCTGTCGATACCGTTCGCCCTCGCGTCGCACAACTTCCGCTACGTGACGACCTTCCACGGCCAGTACACCAACGACCTGCTGTTCTACATCGACGACCTGACCATTGGCAGTCGATACACCGTACGTGGCTTCGACGGCGAAACGATGCTCGCGGCAGAGAAAGGCTTTTACTGGCGCAACGAACTGCAATGGCCCATCTTCCAGACGGGACAGACGCTCTACGCAGGTATCGACTACGGGCGCGTGTTCGGCACGAACACAGCGATTCTGGCGGGCACCCAACTCGCGGGCGCGGTGATCGGCATTCGCGGCGGCATCCCGGCGAAGTATGCGGGTTTCTCGTATGACCTGTTCGCGGGCACGCCCATCTACAAACCGGCCGGATTCCCTACTGCGTGTGTGACGGTCGGGTTCCAGATGACGGCGCAGTTCTAG
- a CDS encoding TonB-dependent receptor, with the protein MKPSRRKSRRARLHPRKRALQLVCGSALASLCAAAWSQEAAPPPADTPPADVQQTAQNTTQEAEMPSILVIGTTPLIGIGTAIELVPANVQTIRGHEIDQQHPNTLTDYFATNLQSVDINDAQGNPSQMDISYRGFTASPLLGTPQGLSVFMDGVRINEPFGDVVNWDLIPQAAIDTIQLIPGSNPTFGLNTLGGAIAITTKNGSNSPGGEAEISGGSFGRKSAQIQQGGVIGSNVDYYFTANAANDDGWADHNGSRLRQAFGKLRYHDADTTLSISGGGADNTLDGSQTIPRSFLDNRKQAYTFPDQNNNTVGYLTIAGEHYFTPNVQLSGTLYYRHYRNKNVSSNVNDDFDPDDPDDAPPATNVQSTVFTQSYGGSLQLALLQNLFGKRNELTLGVAADLANTHFTQSSQDATFTDTRATIGTGPFLPTTDAKTRNETYGVYFTDTFSFTDQWALTFAGRYNWSRTTIGDESGVQPLLDGRHVFSRFNPAVGITYNPTDTLTAYFTYNEGMRSPTSIELACADPDAPCSLPNDFIADPSLKPVISKTFEIGARGRIGGNTTWSAALYRTTLDDDIQFISSNGAASSLGFFQNVGKTRRQGFELAGRTKYGPVGVSASYSYIDATYQSTWTESSASNSSADANGNITVKPGDKIPGIPQNTVKLRIDYTPFAAWNIGTNLTYRGSIFARGDENNQDVNGTVAGYFLIDLDTTYNVTKQLQVFATVKNLLNKHYANFAILGENFFNGPNHTFDPGGVTNEQFLGIGAPRGVWVGLRYAWK; encoded by the coding sequence ATGAAACCTTCACGGCGCAAATCACGACGCGCCCGTCTGCATCCTCGCAAGCGCGCATTGCAATTGGTGTGCGGCAGCGCATTGGCCAGCCTGTGCGCGGCGGCCTGGTCGCAGGAGGCCGCACCGCCGCCCGCCGATACTCCCCCCGCCGACGTCCAGCAGACTGCGCAGAACACGACGCAGGAAGCCGAAATGCCGTCGATTCTCGTGATCGGCACTACGCCGCTGATCGGCATCGGCACCGCGATCGAACTGGTGCCCGCCAACGTGCAGACGATCCGCGGCCACGAGATCGACCAGCAGCATCCGAACACGCTGACCGACTACTTCGCGACCAACCTGCAAAGCGTCGACATCAACGATGCACAGGGCAACCCGTCGCAGATGGACATCAGCTATCGCGGCTTCACGGCTTCGCCGCTGCTCGGCACGCCGCAAGGGCTGTCCGTCTTCATGGACGGCGTGCGGATCAACGAACCGTTCGGCGACGTCGTCAATTGGGACCTGATACCGCAGGCCGCGATCGATACGATCCAGCTGATTCCCGGCTCCAATCCGACCTTCGGCCTCAACACGCTCGGCGGCGCGATTGCCATCACGACGAAGAACGGCAGTAACTCGCCGGGTGGCGAAGCGGAGATCAGCGGCGGATCGTTTGGACGCAAGAGCGCGCAGATCCAGCAAGGCGGCGTGATCGGCAGCAATGTCGACTATTACTTCACCGCGAACGCGGCCAACGACGACGGCTGGGCCGATCACAACGGCAGCCGCTTGCGCCAGGCTTTCGGCAAGCTGCGCTATCACGATGCCGACACGACGCTGTCGATATCCGGAGGCGGCGCCGACAACACGCTCGACGGCTCGCAGACGATTCCGCGCTCGTTTCTCGACAACCGCAAGCAGGCTTACACGTTTCCCGACCAGAACAACAACACGGTCGGCTATCTGACGATTGCGGGCGAGCACTATTTCACGCCCAATGTGCAGTTGAGCGGCACGCTCTACTATCGCCACTATCGCAACAAGAATGTCAGCAGCAACGTCAACGACGACTTCGATCCCGATGATCCCGACGACGCACCGCCCGCGACCAACGTGCAGTCGACGGTATTCACGCAAAGCTACGGCGGGAGTCTGCAACTGGCGCTGTTGCAGAACCTGTTCGGCAAGCGCAATGAACTGACGCTGGGTGTCGCCGCCGATCTCGCGAATACGCACTTCACGCAATCCTCGCAAGATGCGACCTTCACCGACACGCGCGCGACCATCGGCACCGGTCCGTTCCTCCCGACGACGGATGCGAAGACGCGCAATGAAACCTACGGCGTCTATTTCACCGACACGTTCTCGTTTACCGATCAATGGGCGTTGACGTTTGCGGGCCGCTACAACTGGTCCCGCACGACGATCGGCGACGAGAGCGGCGTGCAGCCGCTGCTCGATGGACGTCATGTGTTTTCGCGCTTCAATCCTGCTGTCGGCATTACTTACAACCCGACCGATACGCTCACCGCGTACTTCACCTACAACGAAGGCATGCGCTCGCCGACATCGATCGAACTGGCGTGCGCGGACCCGGATGCGCCCTGCTCGCTGCCGAATGATTTCATTGCGGACCCGTCGCTCAAGCCCGTCATTTCGAAGACGTTCGAAATCGGCGCGCGCGGGCGCATCGGCGGCAATACGACGTGGAGCGCCGCACTGTATCGCACGACGCTCGACGACGATATCCAGTTCATCAGCAGCAATGGCGCGGCGAGCTCGCTCGGGTTCTTTCAGAACGTCGGCAAGACGCGCCGGCAAGGCTTCGAACTCGCGGGCCGCACGAAGTATGGTCCGGTTGGCGTGAGCGCGAGCTATAGCTATATCGACGCGACCTATCAATCGACATGGACCGAGAGCAGCGCGAGCAATTCGAGCGCGGACGCGAACGGCAACATCACCGTGAAGCCCGGCGACAAGATTCCCGGCATTCCGCAGAATACGGTGAAACTGCGGATCGACTACACGCCGTTCGCGGCGTGGAATATCGGCACGAACCTCACGTATCGCGGCAGCATCTTCGCGCGCGGCGACGAAAACAATCAGGATGTGAATGGCACGGTGGCCGGCTATTTTCTGATCGATCTCGACACCACGTATAACGTGACGAAGCAGCTTCAGGTGTTTGCGACCGTCAAGAATCTGCTGAACAAGCACTATGCGAACTTCGCGATTCTCGGCGAGAACTTCTTCAATGGACCGAACCATACGTTCGATCCGGGTGGTGTCACGAATGAGCAGTTTCTTGGAATCGGCGCGCCGCGCGGGGTGTGGGTTGGGTTGAGGTATGCGTGGAAGTGA
- a CDS encoding ATP-binding protein, whose product MTASIDTLMPEALSSARPADAGPDPRQAADADSRADASGAADPSRAPQPAAGKSAATRATESRPVAWRDFTCVVVLTVIVGALCSVFDVSEIAYRWSRRAERYQLDELPVTLFVLAAGLAWFSWRRYRDSQKELQRRREAEQEAARLLAENRRLASQGIEAQEAERRHLARELHDELGQYLNAIALDAARIRDLSARGGEVHRASLAVMQSAGFVYRQIGGMIRKLRPIGLDELGLPSALEHCVEGWRERLPEASFKLTIEGDFDGFTDALNITLYRLVQEALTNVSKFAREANVEIYLVRAPASRERVEEIVVTVADDGPGVDLSKPRIGLGLIGMRERVEALGGEFHVASEPARGFLLCARVPAQLGLPEPNASIDPAEPKSS is encoded by the coding sequence ATGACCGCTTCCATCGACACGCTCATGCCCGAAGCTCTCTCCTCAGCCAGACCGGCAGACGCCGGGCCGGACCCACGGCAAGCAGCAGATGCAGACAGTCGCGCGGATGCATCGGGCGCGGCAGACCCCTCGCGCGCGCCGCAGCCCGCAGCGGGCAAAAGCGCGGCCACCCGCGCCACGGAGTCGCGGCCGGTCGCGTGGCGCGACTTCACCTGCGTCGTGGTGCTGACGGTCATCGTCGGCGCGCTGTGCTCGGTCTTCGACGTCTCCGAGATCGCGTATCGCTGGAGCCGCCGCGCCGAGCGCTATCAGCTCGACGAACTGCCCGTCACGCTGTTCGTGCTCGCAGCGGGGCTGGCATGGTTCTCGTGGCGGCGCTATCGGGATTCGCAGAAGGAATTGCAGCGCCGCCGCGAGGCGGAACAGGAGGCCGCGCGGCTGCTCGCCGAAAACCGGCGGCTCGCGAGTCAGGGCATCGAGGCACAGGAAGCCGAGCGCCGTCATCTCGCGCGCGAACTGCATGACGAACTGGGTCAATACCTGAATGCGATCGCACTCGACGCCGCGCGCATACGCGATCTGTCGGCGCGGGGCGGCGAGGTGCATCGTGCGTCGCTTGCCGTGATGCAAAGCGCGGGCTTCGTGTATCGGCAGATTGGCGGGATGATCCGCAAGCTGCGGCCCATCGGCCTCGACGAGCTTGGCTTGCCGAGCGCGCTCGAACATTGCGTGGAGGGCTGGCGCGAGCGGCTGCCCGAGGCGTCGTTCAAGCTGACCATCGAAGGCGACTTCGACGGCTTCACCGACGCGCTCAACATCACGCTCTACCGGCTCGTGCAGGAAGCGCTGACGAACGTGTCGAAGTTCGCGCGCGAAGCGAATGTCGAAATCTATCTGGTGAGAGCGCCTGCCAGCCGCGAGCGGGTCGAAGAAATCGTCGTCACGGTCGCCGACGACGGCCCCGGCGTCGATCTGTCGAAGCCGCGCATCGGGCTCGGGCTGATCGGCATGCGCGAACGCGTGGAAGCGCTAGGCGGCGAGTTTCATGTCGCGAGCGAGCCGGCGCGCGGCTTTCTGCTGTGCGCGCGCGTACCGGCTCAGCTCGGGCTGCCCGAACCAAACGCTTCCATCGATCCCGCCGAACCGAAAAGCTCGTGA
- a CDS encoding response regulator transcription factor yields the protein MTTPAISVLLVDDHAVVREGYRRLLELSPDVRVAGEAADATQAYQRFCALQPDVVVMDLALPGASGIEAMRRMLAREPDARVLIFSVHEETLFVRRAFDAGACGYVTKASAPDVLVEAVRAVARRVRYLSADVSHALALRTMFSEGPPGRQLSAREFEVLRLLVQGYTLPVIAERLGLSQKTIANHQSAIRQKFGANNGVQLVQIAQRLGLQFSELAAPHELFGSAGSMEAFGSGSPS from the coding sequence ATGACGACGCCCGCTATTTCCGTGCTTCTCGTCGACGATCATGCCGTCGTGCGCGAAGGCTACCGAAGGCTGCTCGAACTGAGCCCCGATGTGCGCGTCGCGGGCGAAGCCGCCGACGCCACACAGGCGTATCAGCGCTTTTGCGCGTTGCAGCCGGATGTCGTCGTGATGGATCTCGCGTTGCCGGGCGCGAGCGGGATCGAAGCGATGCGCCGCATGCTCGCGAGAGAGCCGGACGCGCGCGTGCTCATTTTCAGCGTGCACGAAGAGACGCTTTTCGTGCGTCGCGCATTCGATGCCGGCGCATGCGGCTATGTGACCAAAGCGAGCGCGCCCGATGTGCTCGTCGAAGCGGTGCGCGCCGTCGCACGGCGCGTGCGCTATCTGAGCGCCGATGTCTCGCATGCGCTCGCGCTACGGACGATGTTCAGCGAAGGGCCGCCCGGACGGCAACTGTCCGCGCGCGAGTTCGAAGTGCTGCGCCTGCTCGTTCAGGGCTATACGCTGCCCGTGATCGCAGAAAGGCTCGGCCTGAGCCAGAAGACGATTGCGAACCATCAGTCCGCGATCCGGCAGAAGTTCGGCGCAAACAACGGCGTGCAACTCGTGCAGATCGCGCAGCGCCTCGGTTTGCAGTTCTCCGAGCTTGCCGCGCCTCACGAGCTTTTCGGTTCGGCGGGATCGATGGAAGCGTTTGGTTCGGGCAGCCCGAGCTGA
- the pqqE gene encoding pyrroloquinoline quinone biosynthesis protein PqqE has protein sequence MTDLSTPATEHAQQAARSGVGPPLWLLAELTYRCPLHCAFCYNPVDYTSHRDELSTAQWIDVLRQGRKLGAAQLGFSGGEPLMRADLEELVAEAHNLGFYTNLITSGVGLTEARLDTLKANGLDHIQLSFQDSTQELNDFLSSTRTFDLKNRVARSIKAHGFPMVLNCVLHRYNLPHVDKIIDMALAMGAEYLELANTQYYGWAHANRAQLMPTAEQLHEAEAVVERYRKEIGNRCKIFFVVPDYFETRPKRCMNGWGSVFLGVAPDGAALPCHSARSLPGLTFPNVKDTPLGHIWYESDAFNRFRGFEWMKEPCRSCDEKTHDLGGCRCQAYLLTHDAANADPVCDKSPHHEQVVRVVRDAAQRPATLAPNEQPVTFRNDANSKRLSADARGITATPHTGSTRS, from the coding sequence ATGACCGACCTCTCGACACCCGCAACAGAACACGCGCAACAGGCCGCGCGCAGCGGCGTGGGCCCGCCGCTGTGGCTGCTCGCGGAACTGACTTACCGTTGCCCGCTGCATTGCGCGTTCTGCTACAACCCCGTCGACTACACCAGTCATCGCGACGAGCTGAGTACCGCGCAGTGGATCGACGTGTTACGCCAGGGCCGCAAGCTCGGCGCCGCGCAACTGGGCTTCTCCGGCGGCGAGCCGCTGATGCGCGCCGACCTCGAAGAACTGGTCGCCGAAGCACACAATCTCGGCTTCTATACGAACCTCATCACGTCGGGCGTCGGGCTGACGGAGGCGCGGCTCGATACGCTGAAGGCCAACGGGCTCGATCACATTCAACTGTCGTTTCAGGACTCGACCCAGGAACTCAACGACTTCCTCAGCAGCACCCGCACCTTCGACCTGAAGAACCGCGTCGCGCGCTCGATCAAGGCGCATGGCTTTCCGATGGTGCTCAACTGCGTGCTGCATCGCTACAACCTGCCGCATGTCGACAAGATCATCGACATGGCGCTGGCCATGGGCGCCGAATATCTGGAGCTTGCGAACACGCAATACTACGGCTGGGCACACGCGAACCGCGCGCAACTGATGCCGACCGCGGAGCAGTTGCACGAAGCGGAAGCCGTGGTCGAACGTTACCGGAAGGAGATCGGCAACCGCTGCAAGATTTTCTTCGTCGTGCCCGATTACTTCGAAACGCGGCCCAAGCGGTGCATGAACGGCTGGGGCTCGGTGTTTCTCGGCGTCGCGCCCGACGGCGCCGCGCTGCCCTGCCATTCGGCGCGCTCGCTGCCGGGCCTCACGTTTCCGAACGTGAAGGACACGCCGCTCGGGCATATCTGGTATGAGAGCGACGCGTTCAACCGCTTTCGCGGCTTCGAATGGATGAAGGAGCCTTGCCGGAGCTGCGACGAAAAGACCCACGACCTCGGCGGCTGCCGTTGCCAGGCGTATCTGTTGACGCACGACGCCGCCAATGCCGATCCCGTCTGCGACAAGTCTCCTCATCACGAGCAGGTTGTACGCGTGGTGCGCGACGCAGCCCAGCGTCCCGCCACGCTCGCGCCGAACGAACAGCCCGTCACGTTCCGCAACGACGCAAACTCGAAACGCCTCAGCGCCGACGCACGCGGGATCACAGCGACGCCTCACACCGGGAGCACCCGATCATGA
- the pqqD gene encoding pyrroloquinoline quinone biosynthesis peptide chaperone PqqD: MNTHDNAQATDKRGPKLSSLFRLQWEPAQDAHVLLYPEGMVKLNQSAAQILLRCDGTRDIPTLVAELETAFNATGLTPEVEAFVDHARSRGWLE, encoded by the coding sequence ATGAACACTCATGACAACGCGCAAGCCACGGACAAACGCGGCCCGAAACTGAGCAGCCTGTTTCGCCTGCAATGGGAACCGGCACAGGACGCGCATGTGCTGCTGTATCCCGAAGGCATGGTGAAGCTGAACCAGAGTGCGGCGCAAATCCTGTTGCGTTGCGACGGCACGCGCGACATCCCGACGCTCGTCGCGGAACTGGAAACGGCGTTCAACGCGACGGGACTGACGCCGGAAGTCGAAGCCTTCGTCGACCACGCGCGCTCGCGTGGCTGGCTGGAGTGA
- the pqqC gene encoding pyrroloquinoline-quinone synthase PqqC has translation MSFKGDIGPAWTRAEFEAQLRAKGQAYHIHHPFNVKMNSGGCTREQIRGWVANRFYYQINIPLKDAAVLSNCPDRETRRRWVLRILDHDGYGEDEGGIETWARLGDAVGLSRDELWSLEHVVPGVRFAVDAYVNFARRAPWQEAVCSSLTEIFAPQIHKDRLSTWPEHYPWIKPEGLAYFRSRISLAQRDVEHGLAVTLDHFRTREQQERALDILQFKLDILWTMLDAIEKAFPA, from the coding sequence ATGAGTTTCAAAGGCGACATCGGCCCGGCATGGACCCGAGCAGAATTCGAAGCGCAATTGCGCGCGAAGGGACAGGCGTATCACATCCATCACCCGTTCAACGTGAAGATGAACAGCGGCGGATGCACGCGCGAGCAGATTCGCGGCTGGGTCGCGAACCGCTTCTACTATCAGATCAACATTCCGCTGAAGGATGCCGCCGTCCTGTCGAATTGCCCCGATCGCGAAACGCGCCGCCGCTGGGTGCTGCGCATTCTCGATCACGACGGCTATGGCGAGGATGAAGGCGGCATCGAAACGTGGGCGCGGCTGGGCGATGCCGTCGGGCTCTCGCGCGATGAATTGTGGTCGCTGGAACACGTGGTGCCCGGCGTGCGCTTCGCCGTCGACGCGTATGTGAACTTCGCACGGCGCGCGCCATGGCAGGAAGCCGTCTGCTCGTCGCTCACGGAAATCTTCGCGCCGCAGATCCACAAGGACCGGCTTTCGACGTGGCCCGAGCATTACCCGTGGATCAAGCCAGAGGGCCTGGCGTATTTCCGTTCGCGCATCTCGCTTGCGCAGCGCGATGTCGAGCATGGCCTCGCCGTCACGCTCGATCATTTCCGCACGCGCGAGCAGCAGGAACGCGCGCTCGACATTCTGCAATTCAAGCTCGACATTCTCTGGACGATGCTCGACGCGATAGAAAAGGCGTTCCCGGCATGA